Within the Channa argus isolate prfri chromosome 12, Channa argus male v1.0, whole genome shotgun sequence genome, the region aaaatgagtaaaataaagatttttttcattagcaTAATATTAATGGCACATTTGCCTCACAAGCGTTGTGAGGCATTGCTCACCTCATGTGATCCTGCCTGTGAATACGAACATTTGGAGTGTTTTTGTAAATGAGGGTATTTCTAAAGCTCACCTCTTTTCACGTTTCATCTATTGCACTCCAAGTTTACTGAAACTTGACTTCAGTTTACATCTAGTGACATATGAAGACTAGtggtgccattactttttctaccatcactttgtgtttttaatgacagttcaataaagacataaaacattataaatatttatgttttgtcagcttagaaaaattatgtttggtgaagatcagatcacattttatgaccaatttttaaaaaaaaaacaggaaattgcaTATTGTTATTACTTTTTCTGCAACTGTATATTGTATCAACTACAGATGGGTGACAAATAAAAGCctaaatacataattaaagaAACTTAATCAATGCACATGCTTTCACACGTGCACTGCATGATATGACTGAGCAAATAACAGCCAGTCACATGTAAAATGCTGAGCAGGCCCAGTTGTTACTGTTTTTGGATCAAGATggcaaaattaaaaatctaagGGTTGTAGTTGTCCCTCTCTTGACTCCACTTGTCCCCTTAGAGAAAAGAGTCTCTACGAATCACGTACACCTCCATTATCAAAACCCCAAATGAGGGAATATAATTTGGAAGAATGGTGCTTCAAGACTCTGCTGGTTTTCCTTTTGTCACCTGTCTGTATGTTGCACATGActcattttctcttcatttgAACTAGATTCTTTTAATGACACACATGTGACATTAAGCAGAACATTATGGGAAAAGATTTAGGTAAACAGTGAAGACAGTCATTACTGAGCCTTTCTAAGGGTTGTTAGCCTTTAcacttctttttaataattaccAGAACTGTGTGCTGTTCATCAGCTGGAGACACCAATAGTGTTCTCTCTCTCCAAGTCAGGAGTTTATTTTTCCGTCAGTGCAGGAAAACAAGAATGTTATTTCACTAGTGCATTTTTCTGATGATACAATCACATTTGCACTTTGTACATTACTAAACCATAAACTAATACTGCCTTTGTAAATCAGAGCTCTTTGACTTTAAGAACAGATAAAGGAAACCAGTTTTGCAAGAAGACAGgcttagatggaggcacatgattcgctgtggcgacccctgaaagggaacagccgaaaggaaaagacgTTTTGCAAGCATGTCACAACCAGGTGACTATAACCTGGTCTCTGCTAACAAATTTTAGGGTCCTGTCAGTGCCAAAGTCAATTGCTTAGGATGTCACTTCATCATACTGGCAACTACTGAAACGAGGGCTTTGGTAATTTTTCATTTCTGGGAAAATGCTCATTTTAATGCaattattttctctgcagtttatGATTCAAAGTGCTGACTCTTAGACATATCACTAAAAATGTCTACAAATTGTCACTTGTAAAATGTTCCATTTTGtaaacagtttaaattaaaaaaaataatacttatATTTAAGGTGTCTAGCAGTTTATTTTGTATCTAACATAAAAGGCAGATGTTCTGGCACTTTAAATCACCTGTCACGAAAGAATGGCGCCCTCTGATGGACATTGTTACTCCTCACAATAAGATACTGATGCAAACACATTGCTGCTGTAttcatacaaacattttaatgggggcctggtggcgcagtgggtagagcatcgggttgggatgcagaaggttgTGGGATTGTAAGCCGTTGATcatcataaacacatttgttttaaagcacACACTAGggttttgtgttgcagtttattttatcGCCATATAAACCCGAAGTACCTaacattgtttaataaaactgacagtgtgtaaaaatgttccaaatgtaaaaaaaaataataatctgcatACACCACAATACTGTGGAAAAGTTTGCATAAAATCACTCTTTGAAACATTCACGTTCATTTCCAACAAACACTGACGTTCACGTAACAGGTCAATAAAATGGAAgactggaagagaaaaaaaaaaacaagatttacTGGATTTAACTAGGAAATCTTGGCATATTCATGGCGCTACCCTCTTCAAGACAAAAACATCATGCTGGTCTCATAAAGCTCTTCCCGTGTTCCCACTTGGACACACTGTTGTACTTTGACGTGTTCACACAAAGAATTCGCTGTTCACGGCATTCATCCCCCTCTGAAGTCAACACCAGCTGAGCAATGACTGAACAAGTGGCAGGTAGCCagggaaaatgtgtgtttctgcatgcCACGTTGAATAGTGACATATTTTCTATATGCGTTTGCAAGTTTGTCGTGCTCGAGTGTCCATTGTACAGCGGCAtcgggaggaggaggaggcagcagcCGCTTAGGATTTTGGGTCGGCACTGCGGCGATTGAGCTTCTCTGGGTTGTTTGAGGCCATTTGGGAAAAGTCTCTGAAGATATCATGGTAGGTGTCATCACCTGTAATACACAAGAAAACATGAGTATTGAATTCTGGTGTTTTAAAAGAGAACGACAGGTTTACACGctgaagaaacaaagaaatccTATCTCAAATTAATGCCATTCCTTCTGGTTTAATTTCTGAGCATATCGCTACTTTAACGGCACACAGATGTATATGAAATGCAACAGCTTTCTTTAAAAGCTGGGTCATTTTAAAGAGGACCCATCCTGAACACATTTAGAGTTGTAGCCCTTAAGCAAGAAGCATGCAACTGAACAAATAAACGCACAGTACGGGACATGCACATGCACTTTACCTCTTAGTTTCAGTAGGTGGCACACTGCACAAGCAGTTGAGACCAGCTGGACATCTCAGTGGGCAGAAGGCAAAAGGCACATGAGAGcacacaacagagacacaataAAGCACAGCACATCAAATACTGACCAGCAGTTGTTTCAGGCAGACAAGAGCGTCACATTTCCATTCTTCATGAGTGACACCGTGATTGTAAACTCGAGACAGTTTACACAAAAAAGTTAACAAAAGTCTCCACTAGAGGACAATCATGAAAGAATGGAATTTGCAGCTTAAACTGGAGACAAATGACATAATGCAAACAAAACCCACAGTTGCACAGTTAGAGCACAGGGCTCTTGGACCTGGTTGACAGCATGAAATTCTGATAAATACAAAGATGTGATACAAACTGTAACAGCACAAACTGTGTTACTATTAACAGAACTGTGGGAGAAAATGCTCCTTGAGAACCAAATCCAACACTGAACCTAGCTTACATAAACTGGACTGAAAATAGACACTGACgtacacaaaacaacaaaacattaaataaatcactCACACTGTACACAACTGTGtagaaaaatgtacatttttcaaCAGGCCTGTAATAGGTCTATTATAAGCCTACGTTACACAACAACTATAAAATGGAATCACCCACATGAAACTGTCTCTATTGAAAAGGTATTTAGAGATTTTGTGGGTTTCAAAGTGCAGGGTGCTTTGTAATTGAAAGTGCATGAAGACACCTACTCcctttttcctgtctttgctgatcaatattttttttcctgttgcacCAAGTGCTGTGGCTCATCAGAACACTCATTTTATTCTCGAGCACTGATAACGCACATTTCTTTGAATGATACATGTGGAAGGCCAGGATCATTTCTCTGCACACGCTGCAGATAAACATCACATGACACTGAATAACAAGTGATTTCTGGCTCTTGAAACTTGGTTTTGTCAAGTTGTAGTCTTTTCCCTATAGCTTGCATCCAAAACAAGCTCATTCCACAACTGACTTCTATCTACACTAATCATTTTGCCCCCCAAGAGCCCACCCACTAATATGATTCTTTATAGCCTGGAGACTTTTCCTGGTGTGGGCCAGCCCACCAACTGTTCCACTCAGTATTCCCCCTGATCCCTGCCCCCCTGATTGACCTGATTGGCCAAACGCTCCGTCCATCTCTCGCATCTCCTTGTTCATTTTGGCGATACGCAACCTGAAAAAGAGGAGACGTGTCAAAAGAGATGCTGGTCATACTTGAATTACATGTTACATCAagtgcaaaacacaaacatttcacggaacacatttcctaaaatgtgaaatatgtgaaacgttttcttttttgttactgCGTCACTTGAAATCTTTGCTTtttgtgaaatttgttttgttttgtgtgcctGAAAGGATGTGTTCTGCACCTACAGGCCAACATACTTTTCTcgagacaaaaaagaaaaaaaacactcacaaagTTACAATGTCAGCATTGGCGTTGTCCAAAGCAATAGTAACGGGGTCTTTGTCGTTCTTATCTTTGGCATTGTAGTCAGCTCCTCGCTTCAAGAAGAGACAAACCAACCTGGAAAAGATGCGAGTGTGATGTATTACCAGCAAAATTCCTGCAGTTTCCCTTCTCTTACACTTTGCATGAGTCCTTTGCAACCATATCAAATATCGGATGCAAAAGTAAATACTTGAACGATGGGGTTTtgtaaaaaagtgaaacatcCTGTGAGATTATAacaaatcattttccaaatccTTCAGTGGCTTATAAGCAGTAAAGGTAGTTACGTTTTTCCAAACAAGGTTATTTTGTAGCGATAATGCTATAGAAATCAGTATTATTGCTGTAGGGACATTGCTTGCAAATGAAATTTGACATCAATACCCAAAAATTTAATTAACTGCACTAAAATctgctgctttaaaatgaaacctAAGCCATAATAAGTACTTAATTAGTGACTTCATCTTGTCTGTGGGCTCCATTGAAGATTTCCTACTTTGCACAACAATGAAATGTCATTTGGGCAGACAGGGGGAATCTGTGTGCAAAGTAATCTGTTTGCACTTAATCACTGCaaattcagtttttgtcttGTAAGCTCAGCCTGAGGTTTTTAAAGTTGAATTATTAAACctttcttaaaaacaaacaaacaaacaaaaattatttctatttagtctgtgtgctgcatgtgtgtgcataccCAGTGTGACCCAGGATGGTGGCATGGTGCAGCGGTCCTCTGCCACTGCTGTCTGCCTGGTTGACGTTGGCACCGTTCTGCAGCAAGAACTCACAGGCTGCCAGAGCATTCTGGTCCAAACACAATAATGTGTGATTCTTACTCTCAGACAACCAGTATATTCCTCCTAATGTTTGCCTATTATCACTTTATCTCAACAGGATACACAATAAAACAGTGCTGGTGGAACAGCACCATACATACTGAGGGCTTAGTTATTCTAAGACAAGTACAAATCCTGAGGCTAAAAATGCCTCGCTTATTTTAGGTATCTGCAGTTTTCATGATTGTGCTCAGGAAATTTCTTGTCAATTATTAGATATTTTAGTGCAGCATGTATTTTGACTGGAGGACAGTGCAGTAGGAAACCTCACACAAAAGGAAAACTAGTTCATTCTTATATTTCGTGACAATTTGAtgattatgtgttttgttttgcctgtGGATATTTTGGTCTGAAAGTGGTACAAGAGGAGAGGTCATGAGAAATGATTTCCTGTAGATCTACAATGAGAACCCAAATCCTGTTATCCTGTTGCGTTTTTTCGTCTGACTTCCGCAGGGCAACAGTACTCACGAAGTCTCCATTGATGTTATCATTCATGCATTAACATTCATTTGTGCCCTCACCGCTGAGACGGCCTGTATCAACGGCGTGCTCGACTCCTCGGCCACGTTAACCCAGTTAACGTCAGCTCCGTGAGCCAACGCATCGGCCATGACGGGGAAGTTCTGCAGGGCTGCTGATCGGTACAGTAATGCTCCGGGATGAAGGCCGCTCAGATCCTCTTGTTCCTCATCTACATCTGAGTTGACATTTCGACACACATCTTTTTACCTCCTGTACAAACTTTCTAATATATTTACAAACTTAAGTGAAgatgattattaaaatattctagTTTGACCGTACATGTTTATTGTACTGATGTTGTTTAAGCTTTTTTGGTCAAGTCATGTGTACacgtctgtttgtgtgtgtgtgtgtgtgcattttacaTTACCTTTGTGAAAGCTTGTATTGTTCTTTGGGAGAAGGTCACTGGGGTTTAACCCTGAGGGAAAAACACAAtagaagaaaagacagatggGGGAGAGTCATGGTTACGGTTTATcctcagtacacacacataaaatacagcAGACTTGGCTCTTTTCTTATCAGCTTCTGCTGGATGACCATCTttagacactgtgtgtgttcctgttaGGCTGACAACTACACAGATAAGTGAGTGATGAACCAGACCACGACCAACAAACCAGCCGAGGACCTTAAATAAACCACTGGTTTCAGTGCCATTGCCCCGTTTCCTGTGTCTCAGGGTTTACCTGTGACCCGAGGCAAAGTGGCTCGGTTCGGTTTGGGTTTTAGTGGTGGCCGCTGTATGTTCTGCTCCTGAATGGTTGCTCGGTTCCTCCTGCCACTGGATCGCCTCAGGGGAGGGTTCCTGCCAGTCTCAGGAAGCTTTTGGATAAATTTCTTCTCCACATACTTTGACTTGATCCATGACTCCTTGTCCCCTCTGTGGGACAGAAATAACTAattaaagagaaacacagcCAATAGATTTtacttacaaaacaaaaataagcctATTAGCAGGGTTATGTTTGTCAGAATTTTGCTGGCTTtgcttgttttcagtttgactccacaacaatgtcttttttttactattatatTACAGCAAAAAAGGTATGCAAGTCTTTTTACAGCTTACAAACACCTACATGTTCATGTTTCATGTGCCATTATGCATTTGGCTTGTTAATAtgtgactgaaaacaaaaacaccaacactGCAGgaacattaatatttcaaatggaCCTAGGACAGTAAATTAATCAAGTAACGTAAGCCCAGACAAGACACGAATGAACGTTCATGCTGCAGAAAGCATGCATATCCGGAGGACACTTGAGTTACAACATTAACCATCTGTAACATGTACCTGTGGCACTTCCTGTCTGCTGCGAcacagaagaggagagaagaggaagtcACAAAATAAGTCTAGAGACTGTAGTAGGCTGCTGATATAATATTTGAAAACCACATAAAACtttgcacacatttaaaacatggcCACTGAGCTGCTGTGTGTATAGATCTGTGGAGAGTTCCAACCCAACCAGTCAAACAAGTTCATCTCTAATCAGTGTAAAATTAGGTTTTGCAAAGACACATTTAACCCTTTATGTAATGTCATGAATAGAACAGCCGGAGATGTTTAGTGTTTCTGAGGCTGTGGTAATGTTGCATCAGAAGTTTGATATATGATGCTGGaaattttcattattcattatttgaaaataagttattttacagtacaggtgtgtgtgttatcatctctctctctctctctctctctctcacacacacacacacacacacatacacacaacattgtaaaatgaCTTATTTTACAGGAAAATAAGTAGAAAAATCAACAGTAAGCAGTAAGaccattttctttaataaatctgtatgtattataaattaatttaacttCCCACTTTAGATTTACCACATGATTTCTTGATATTTTCACATCCAGCAGAGTTTTTTCATCAGTAAGATTTCTCTCAGCAGTTCATGTGCCAACAAAggtgtggtttattttatttttctttttaagcagGTGCTAATGGCTTTCCTATATATGTGGTTTACCATCTATGGTAGACCATCTTCACTGCTAATACATGCTATACTGAATCAAAACAACATACTTAGCAATATTTCaacaattaaaaagacaaaaactaaaattattcaACACCCACAAAATCCACTGTGCCAAAGAGTGGGTAAGAATTTCTATGGAAGTTCAGATTTGATGGTGAATGATGTCATCAGGCGATGCTGTCGTAAGCCTATGAAGCCCTATAATGGACACTGCCCAGCACTAATCCAACAGAAATAGCACAGCCAATGATTTCATAGACACTATAAGAGAACatctaattaataaaaaatcttAATTTGAAGCTATAAGGTAACAGGTCTGTTAAAAATCCCAAAGGCACTGTTTTGGTACACACTCCTTTCCATTTCTAATacataaatgcacataaaaatgtCGTCTAGAGTTACAAAAGACATTATTCAACCCTATGAAAATTCATGTATAGAGTCAGTGGAATGCAGTTTAATATGTACACATTGGACAGTATTCATTGTTTGTACCTAGGACTGGAGGGATGCGGTTTCTTGATGGTGATCTCATCAATCCGAGCTTCATAGATCCTGTTGATTACTGTATTTCCTAATTCACACATcaactaaaaaaacaagaaaataatgaaGCTATTTCAGTTCTGATTTTCTCAAATAAGCAAGTTAAGTTAAAGTAAACTATTACATTATGTGTTGCATAATCATTATTCTCCCTTGAACTTTATGTTAACACACAAATGGCAATAATGAGGTGGTGTAGCGGTTGTAGTTAAAAGGGTAAATTACCTTAATGAGCTCTGGCTCCCAGGAGTCGAGAGTGAGGGAGCGTACTTTAGAAAAATGGACTCCCAGACTCCTGTTGACAGCAGGAAACCATTAAAGCTTGGTTTTTCGagtcaaatgtgtgtgtgcatgtgtgtgtgtgtgtgtgtgtgtgtgtgagtatacCTGTGTATTCCTGAGCAGACGATGCAAAGGGTGATGCCTAGGTTGATGGAGGCCCAATCAGGACCAGCCTCTCCGCAGTCGCAGCACTGCCTGTTCCCTGCGATTGCCTGAATCTCTTCCAGCGCCTTACAGCCCTCATTCTGCTGATCAACACCTCCTCCTCCTAAACTACCCACTGACACCGAGCTGCAGCGCTGTCTCTgatagccacacacacacacacacacatacaggaatGAGGATATGCAAAAAGACATAGAACTTCCCGTGTGTTTCCACACAGGTTTAAACTCCCActcaatgtgtgtatgtgtgtgtgtgtgtgtgtgtgtgtgtgttctcactgGACTGTGTGGGTCCTCTCTGCGCTCCTGGAAGGCGGAGGCAATGCTGTTTTGAACGGCACTGATCCAAGCCTGCTGCTGCCTTTCTGAGTCTGCCTGCAATAAACAACAcctacataaacacacacacacacacacacacacacacacacacacacacacacacacacacacacacacacacacacacacacacacacacacacacacacacacacacacacacacacacacacagtcaaaactcCTAATTTCTCAGTACCTGAGAAATTACATTGACAAATTCTCACAGCTTCACCCTTTAATCTGAGTGGTTATAACCTGCACTCTTTGACTCAGTTGGAAAATCAGCTCCAAAATGATATACATGCGTGAACATTTGCACCCACACAAACTCACTTTGATGGGGAGACTACTTCAAAGCAGAATCGTCTCTCATTTTCACTGCTGGGCTTGACAGTGCAAAGACGCAAGTCCTCGACCACAACTGTAGGCTGGTCCTGATTAAGACGGAGATAGGTAAATATGCAGGTCATCCAGAGCatgtgtttgcttgtttaaataaaatctttttttctatgTTTGGCCATAGATGCTTTTTAAGGAGGCCACCTTTTTACAAATGCACTTTAAAGAAGTAAAATTGCTGAAAATATACCTTGAATTTCTTCTGGTACACCAGCTGATTCTTTTGAATTGAAAACCAGCGCCTGAGGAAACGAGAGATTGGAACAAAATGATATGTATTCTGTCATTAAGCCATCAAATTCACTATAAACAACAGCAAATACATCACACACTTAAATTTGAGTCATAACTATCGAGGGAGAAAAGACACACTGCATTCTGTGGGTAATCCTGTACCTGCTCCAGGTCTTGAAGGCATTGCTAGCTCTCTTATAGAGGTATCCCTCCATAGCGATTCCATTTGCTGCATCCGCATTGAAATCCATGATGGAATCATCGTAGGACACGTCCTAGAAATATTTAAGATGACACTTAGTGTCTAGGACTATGCAAAGATGTGAAAGCAGTGGTTGAATTTGCAGCACTGTTGGTTCGAGGCATAGTTAATTTCTTAAAGTTATAACGTGAAAGTTTTCAGATATGATTCAACGTTGCAGTCCTGcaatcaaaataaacacagagaaacaaaggacCAAATTGatgcaaaaaaataagagattCATTCATCTATGATGTGAAGACCTGGTGCCTAcatttcccacaatgcaactcaaCTGCCAGAGATTCAGGTGTGTTATTCCATTGGCAGCTACTGTAGCTTCAGGAAGCTTAAGCAGGGATGattttttggaaacaaaaagaaCCTTATccatcttttttatatatttttttttacataagcaGTCACACTCCAAAAAGACCAGTAAACAGTGTTATGTGTAAAATTGGAGAATTGACCTTTTAAGCGTTACATTCTTAAAAACACGTTACCTTCTTCTTGATAGCAGCGTGCTTTTGCTCCATGTCCCTCTTCTCTCTGGCTGCGTTTAAAACAAACTGAGtgtgctggaaaacaaaaacagacacaaaggtCGTTCTCCAGACACAagtgttaaatattaaattgtttgCTCAATTAAACTTTCTTCAGGATGCCAACAGACTTTAATTTGcagatataaaaacatatttagtatttatatctacttttatttttgtgcaaataCACATAATAATTTTGGGGCCTTAAAagtataacatttaaaacagaaacttCTATGTGCTATTAGGATACCCCAGCGTTAACTAAAGATTTCTTAACGTTACTCCGCCAGTAGGTGTTTTGTCTAATCAATGTTCTGATGGACAACTTCCCgcctttcctttcctctccaGCTCATTTGCCACTTCGAGGAAATGGCACTAAATAGAGAAAGAGATTGACAGCTTCGAGGTAGGTTATCACTTCTGCAGACACTTCAGGAAACAGGAACTAGGCAGTGTTGACCATCCTGTCCCAAACTGAGAAGCAACACAGAGGATTTCTCTAGAGGAGATTCTCTTTAGTTGTATTCCTGTTAAttactctctctctttgtctcaacTGCTTGTTATCGTTCCTATTACTTCCTTTTGAAAAACGAAGGAGCTTTGTCGTTGTTTGATCTGAGCACTGAATGCTGACCAAATTAATTTCCTGatctaaaatattttcatttaacacaaacactCTGTACTACTGCTTATGTTACTGATTATGTTTAAAGTGACAGTGCAAACAGTTCTGGCCTATTTGCACAGTAAAGAATCAGTCGCCACATGCACGCAGAGACATTCACAGAGACATGTGAAATATTTCCTGTTGTTGCTCACTTTTTCCTGTGATGATGAAAGTATAATGTCATATTGCGATTCGTCAGTCCCATGTACTCAGAAGAGGCCTGAAACTGTCTGATGCAACTTATCTAAACATTTTGTctcatattttactttacaaatgCTCTGTGTTAATTACACAGTTCGAAAAGCTGCATTGTTTTTTGAGCTTGtggtttctcctttttttaagGGCAAACTGCAACGTTGACAGGTGGCTTTTGATTTGCCTCATTCAGAGCAGTGACTCCCATCAGTTTGCCCTGTGCCCCTTTGTAATGAAAATCTACGTTTTGGAAGTTgctttaggtctaggaattgtTAGCCGTGAGAATAAAGACTGTTCGCTCTTCAAAACCTCCTCTCAACAGAGTTCAATTCAAAAATGCACAATTATTCAACTCTTTTCAAACGAAAACCCAATCGTAACACGATTTACAAAAGcaactaaaacacaaaaggtAAAGGGTCCTCACTCTAGGTTGGAAAGTCTGTGATGTCTAGCTTCTGTGTAAAGGCCGTCTGTACAGCTTGACCACATTCTTAATATTAATTAAGCTTAAAGGTCAACTTTGGTAACTCTCTTTCTTCCTGTTAGCTTAAATGAGGCCATACATAGCAAGCATTTCTTTCTATGACAAACGTTATTTGAGTCCCAAAATACACTAAACTGTAGTTGCATTCCTCCTAATGCTAAATTTTAACTCGTTCCCTACATAACTTGCAGGCTGCACATGGTTGTAAGCCTCTTCTCATCTGTTTTGAGATAAAATCGGCTTGAAGCTAGGAATAACATCTGGTTAAATATTACTGTTTGTTCTCTCAGATATGCATCTTTGgaagaacaaaaacagccagctagcagcaacagcagctatGGCTGCAGTGTTTGCTACATGCTGCATAATGCAAAAGGCATGTTTTACGCTATACTACACTTACACCGAGCAGGTCGATGCACAGCCACGTTCTGTCTTTAAAACACGTTGGAATCTTACGTGACTTTTAGACAGCTtctaacaaaagaaaaatgaaatcagtCGAGACTCTGACAAGCAGTTACCTCTTCGGCCAGCTTTCGTCGATACTCGTCTAGTTCCGAGAGAGACTGGTGGCCATGTTGGAAGAACTGAGCTTGGGCTTCCATCATTGACAGCATCTGACAGAAAACATGTGTTTAGGAACTTCAACATTTAGTtcttatcttttaaaaaataacacaaatgccCCCCCTCCCCGAAAGGCATTTGTTCAGAGAGCGAAATGTGCATTATTAGCatgtaaacatgtatttttttcttcacaaaaggcaaaataaagcAGTACAACAAGGTCAATGTTGACTCACTGCCATCAGGATGTCTGTCTTCTTCTTGGCCTCAATGACATTAATCTGAAACAAAAGGAAGCAACCAAAAACTCACTGGACAGTTAAACCACTGGGAGTCAAAAccacaaggcccaaagcaaacCTGTTATCAGTCAAAACAGTAAAGGCACAGCTGTAATCAGATGTCCTGTTGTAGATTTTTTCTAGGCCAGTGCTTATGGGACTATGTCCCCACATCACGTTTCTTTATGGGGCTTTGTTGGGTTTCAATATTGGTGTCTCTGTCTTTGAATTTGTTTCGGCCGATTCATTCAACAGGTTTGTTTTCTCACCTATATAGTAGAATTAGATCTGGCATGTGTGAAAAAGGGATTAAAAGGTGAGATTTCATTCTCACCTCCAAGACATAGTCCAAGGCCTCAGAACGAAAGGCCTTCCGCGCATTGAGCAGACCATTGCTCGCCTCGTCCACCTCATGTTGCTTCCCCCTTGGAGCCTGAGCGTTCCTTGCCAGTGCCCCTTCCAGGGTTTCGCTGCTGCGCTCAAACTCCTTGCGCACATCCTTAAAGCGACGGACATCTCtggattaaaagaaataaagagtgtgGAAGCGTGAATCTGATTATTCCCACTAATAAGTACAGACTTCAAGAGCAAGTATGATGAGAAGAAAGATGGCAGCTCATAAGTCTGTAAAATTTATTCAAAGTTGTGTACTAATGGCTGCCAGACCTGCAGTCTGAAGGAGGTGGCTGAGGCCGTGCATTATTGTATTGCATTAGTGCTGGTGGGAGAGAGGAACCACAAACAAAAGGATCAGATTAAATAAACATGGAAGTCCACCGAAACAGCTCACTCACTCTTTCACAAAGTTCTGCAGCTTCATCTTGACCGCCTT harbors:
- the acap1 gene encoding arf-GAP with coiled-coil, ANK repeat and PH domain-containing protein 1 isoform X3, with the protein product MTVKMDFEECLKDSPRFRADIEVVQSDVIELETRLEKLVKQCQAMLDAGRVYCQTSKSFVSGLRELGHPRSGDKTMEECLEKFSKKLTIILDAQGEVIETTQKAVKMKLQNFVKEDVRRFKDVRKEFERSSETLEGALARNAQAPRGKQHEVDEASNGLLNARKAFRSEALDYVLEINVIEAKKKTDILMAMLSMMEAQAQFFQHGHQSLSELDEYRRKLAEEHTQFVLNAAREKRDMEQKHAAIKKKDVSYDDSIMDFNADAANGIAMEGYLYKRASNAFKTWSRRWFSIQKNQLVYQKKFKDQPTVVVEDLRLCTVKPSSENERRFCFEVVSPSKCCLLQADSERQQQAWISAVQNSIASAFQERREDPHSPRQRCSSVSVGSLGGGGVDQQNEGCKALEEIQAIAGNRQCCDCGEAGPDWASINLGITLCIVCSGIHRSLGVHFSKVRSLTLDSWEPELIKLMCELGNTVINRIYEARIDEITIKKPHPSSPRGDKESWIKSKYVEKKFIQKLPETGRNPPLRRSSGRRNRATIQEQNIQRPPLKPKPNRATLPRVTGLNPSDLLPKNNTSFHKDVDEEQEDLSGLHPGALLYRSAALQNFPVMADALAHGADVNWVNVAEESSTPLIQAVSANALAACEFLLQNGANVNQADSSGRGPLHHATILGHTGLVCLFLKRGADYNAKDKNDKDPVTIALDNANADIVTLLRIAKMNKEMREMDGAFGQSGDDTYHDIFRDFSQMASNNPEKLNRRSADPKS